A stretch of the Anaerobaca lacustris genome encodes the following:
- a CDS encoding DUF11 domain-containing protein → MKKVLTVSLAICAMLLSGCGVSDGEQDGQAKPAVARSGRSYFWDKDLRPTVAVPARRETRTDETTETAEPQLAAREEVPSGLYIEPEQAPEAPQRSQAELVTATVEDLKPITPQRAPAAQLHGERFVLDTDLVAVDEGGAHALSMVYPRPDYGIIQVDKTMPQEVRLNRPFAYIIKVTNLTNMMLTDVVITETLSEQFEFKGSEPTARSEGTKLIWEIDSLGPRANKSIRISGIASGSSPLEHCTAITHTIRDCAMVKVVEPTLEIGRDAPSQAVLCEPIPIDYVVTNTGTGAAQNVQIVDTLPVGLQTADGKGKVVLDAGTLLAGESRRFSIKLRATKTGAYVSKAVATSASGLLAESESTLTSVRQPILSMTKSGPQRQFLGRAVTYEITVLNKGDGPARDTVVEDLIPPGVTSVEATAGAQSAGSKLVWELGTLEPNAAKTVRVSYTPTREGDLMSTATATAYCAETVTDSARTSVTGIPASRLQVIDLEDPIEVSSTTTYLITVVNEGSAADTNVRIICTLDDKVQYVSSAGATAGSIMGKTVSFAPLRTLEPKAKATWRVVVRGARAGDVRFKVSMHTDHLALPIEHTEATHIYQH, encoded by the coding sequence ATGAAGAAGGTATTGACGGTATCGTTGGCAATCTGTGCCATGCTCTTGTCCGGATGCGGGGTGTCGGACGGCGAGCAAGACGGCCAGGCCAAGCCCGCCGTGGCCCGATCGGGCCGCAGCTACTTCTGGGACAAGGACCTTCGGCCCACCGTTGCCGTGCCGGCCAGACGAGAGACCAGGACGGACGAAACGACTGAGACAGCGGAGCCGCAGCTTGCGGCCCGGGAAGAGGTACCGTCCGGACTCTACATCGAACCGGAACAGGCGCCGGAGGCCCCGCAGAGGAGCCAGGCGGAACTGGTCACCGCTACGGTGGAGGACCTCAAGCCGATCACACCGCAACGTGCCCCCGCCGCACAGCTTCACGGCGAGCGATTCGTGCTCGATACCGACCTTGTGGCAGTCGATGAGGGCGGCGCGCATGCCCTGTCCATGGTCTATCCGAGACCGGACTACGGCATCATCCAGGTCGACAAGACCATGCCTCAGGAGGTCCGGCTGAACAGGCCGTTCGCCTACATCATCAAGGTCACGAACCTCACGAACATGATGCTGACCGACGTGGTCATCACCGAAACGCTCTCCGAGCAGTTCGAGTTCAAAGGGTCCGAACCCACCGCCCGCAGCGAGGGCACCAAGCTCATCTGGGAGATCGATTCGCTCGGCCCCAGGGCCAACAAGAGCATTCGAATCTCCGGCATCGCCAGCGGATCGAGCCCTCTGGAACACTGCACCGCCATCACCCATACGATTCGCGACTGCGCCATGGTCAAGGTAGTCGAGCCGACACTGGAAATCGGACGAGACGCTCCAAGTCAGGCGGTCCTGTGCGAGCCGATCCCAATCGACTACGTCGTGACCAACACGGGAACCGGTGCCGCCCAGAACGTCCAGATCGTCGACACGCTGCCCGTCGGCCTGCAAACCGCCGACGGCAAGGGCAAGGTGGTCCTCGACGCCGGGACGCTCCTGGCAGGCGAGTCCAGACGCTTCTCGATCAAGCTCCGCGCTACGAAGACGGGCGCGTATGTCAGCAAGGCCGTCGCGACGTCGGCTTCGGGCTTGCTCGCCGAGTCGGAATCGACGCTGACCAGCGTCCGACAGCCCATCCTGAGCATGACCAAGTCCGGACCGCAGCGGCAATTCCTCGGCCGTGCGGTGACGTACGAGATCACGGTCCTGAACAAAGGCGACGGACCCGCCCGTGATACCGTGGTCGAAGATCTGATCCCGCCGGGAGTGACCTCCGTCGAGGCGACCGCCGGCGCACAATCGGCCGGCTCCAAACTGGTGTGGGAGCTTGGCACGCTCGAGCCCAACGCCGCCAAGACGGTCCGCGTCTCTTACACCCCCACCCGGGAGGGCGACTTGATGTCGACCGCAACCGCAACCGCCTACTGTGCCGAGACGGTCACCGATTCGGCCAGGACGTCCGTCACCGGGATTCCGGCCTCGCGTCTGCAGGTCATCGACCTGGAGGACCCGATCGAGGTCTCCAGCACCACGACGTATCTGATTACGGTGGTCAACGAGGGTTCGGCCGCCGATACAAACGTCCGCATCATCTGCACGCTGGACGACAAGGTGCAATACGTCTCCTCGGCCGGCGCCACCGCCGGATCGATCATGGGCAAGACCGTCAGCTTCGCCCCGCTGCGAACCCTCGAGCCCAAGGCCAAGGCCACGTGGCGCGTCGTCGTACGAGGGGCCCGGGCCGGCGACGTGAGGTTCAAGGTCAGCATGCACACCGACCACCTCGCGCTGCCCATCGAGCATACGGAGGCCACGCACATCTACCAGCATTAG
- the accB gene encoding acetyl-CoA carboxylase biotin carboxyl carrier protein has protein sequence MAEKDADVQKIQELIKIMKDNDLVKIDIKHGNDRISLRRAGPPQPAAANPIIASLPGAPVGLAAPHAQPAAGQATDDLLDIKSPIVGTFYETPSPDSDPYVEIGSHVNAQSVVCIIEAMKVMNEIKAEISGTIVDRCVANGQAVEYGQVLFKVRPE, from the coding sequence ATGGCCGAAAAAGACGCCGACGTGCAGAAGATACAAGAGCTGATCAAGATAATGAAAGACAACGATCTTGTGAAGATCGATATCAAGCACGGCAACGACCGGATCTCTTTGCGGCGGGCCGGACCACCGCAGCCCGCGGCAGCCAATCCGATCATCGCTTCGCTGCCCGGAGCCCCGGTCGGCCTGGCCGCCCCGCACGCACAGCCGGCGGCGGGACAAGCCACCGACGACCTGCTCGATATCAAGTCGCCGATCGTCGGAACGTTCTACGAAACGCCCAGCCCGGATTCCGATCCCTATGTCGAGATCGGCTCCCACGTCAACGCACAGTCGGTCGTCTGCATCATCGAGGCGATGAAGGTGATGAACGAGATCAAGGCCGAAATCAGCGGCACGATCGTCGACAGATGCGTCGCCAACGGACAGGCCGTGGAGTACGGGCAGGTGCTGTTCAAGGTCAGACCCGAATGA
- the accC gene encoding acetyl-CoA carboxylase biotin carboxylase subunit has translation MLSRILIANRGEIALRVIRACHEMGIETVAVYSEADRNASYVRLANESVCIGPPDCTQSYLNIARIISAAEVTNVDAIHPGYGFLAENANFAEICRDCGITFIGPPVEAMRQLGDKVEARKLARRAKVPVVPGSEGIIENEKEALRLANEIGYPIIIKAVAGGGGRGMRVVHNDISLHAALASARAEAEVAFGEGSVYMEKFIVEPRHVEVQVMADQEGNVVHFFERDCSIQRRHQKMIEESPCPVLEERDRERLAEAACRLIKEANYVNAATVEFLLDKEGDFYFIEVNTRIQVEHPVTEMVTGQDLIKWQLRIAGGEPMTLRQKDIRHQGVAIECRINAEDPANNFSPCPGTISRYIAPGGLGVRIDTHVHQGWTISPNYDSLIAKIIVHQPTRAEAIATMRRALQEFVIEPVKTTIPACLDILSHNLFVKGKVDTGFVERSL, from the coding sequence ATGCTATCACGAATCCTGATCGCCAATCGAGGTGAAATCGCGCTTCGCGTCATCCGGGCGTGCCACGAGATGGGCATCGAGACCGTCGCGGTCTACTCCGAGGCCGACCGAAACGCCTCCTACGTGCGACTGGCGAACGAATCGGTCTGCATCGGGCCGCCCGACTGCACCCAGAGCTACCTCAATATCGCACGCATCATCAGCGCCGCCGAGGTCACCAACGTCGACGCCATCCACCCCGGATACGGATTCCTGGCCGAAAACGCCAACTTCGCTGAGATCTGCAGAGACTGCGGCATCACGTTCATCGGGCCTCCGGTCGAGGCGATGCGCCAGTTGGGCGACAAAGTGGAGGCCCGCAAGCTCGCGCGCCGGGCCAAGGTCCCGGTCGTCCCCGGCTCCGAAGGCATCATCGAGAACGAGAAAGAGGCGCTCCGTCTGGCCAACGAAATCGGCTATCCGATCATCATCAAGGCCGTCGCCGGCGGCGGCGGTCGCGGCATGCGCGTCGTGCACAACGACATCAGCCTGCATGCCGCCCTGGCGTCGGCGCGGGCTGAGGCCGAGGTCGCCTTCGGCGAGGGCAGCGTCTACATGGAGAAGTTCATCGTCGAGCCGCGACACGTCGAGGTCCAGGTCATGGCCGACCAGGAAGGCAACGTCGTGCACTTCTTCGAACGCGACTGCTCCATCCAGCGACGGCACCAGAAGATGATCGAGGAGTCGCCCTGTCCGGTCCTGGAGGAGCGGGACCGTGAACGGCTGGCCGAGGCGGCATGCCGCCTGATCAAGGAAGCCAACTACGTCAACGCCGCCACCGTCGAGTTCCTGCTGGACAAGGAAGGAGACTTCTATTTCATCGAGGTCAATACCCGTATCCAGGTCGAACATCCGGTCACGGAAATGGTCACGGGCCAGGACCTCATCAAATGGCAGCTCCGCATCGCCGGCGGCGAACCGATGACGCTGCGTCAGAAGGACATCCGGCACCAGGGCGTGGCCATCGAATGCCGCATCAACGCCGAAGATCCGGCCAACAACTTCTCCCCGTGTCCGGGAACGATCTCCAGGTACATCGCGCCAGGAGGCCTGGGCGTCCGAATCGATACGCACGTGCACCAGGGCTGGACGATCAGCCCGAATTACGATTCGCTCATCGCCAAGATCATCGTCCATCAGCCGACGCGGGCCGAGGCCATTGCGACGATGCGCCGCGCGCTGCAGGAATTCGTCATCGAGCCCGTCAAGACCACGATTCCCGCCTGTCTCGATATCCTCTCGCACAACCTGTTCGTCAAAGGCAAAGTCGACACGGGATTCGTCGAGCGCAGTCTCTGA